Proteins encoded by one window of Channa argus isolate prfri chromosome 1, Channa argus male v1.0, whole genome shotgun sequence:
- the hepacam2 gene encoding HEPACAM family member 2, translating into MEATGGTALCVCSVLVILTGVSSHFIHVPSLHHHGIEGKSLLLSVETRFPLDQTEIQGTWSHTKPSGTRTTLVTFTNEATITDMMYRDHLLFKEPNVSLLIHKLSQDDEGDYHLSLNIEFHNKTGQVFKEERTVHVTVDVPVSTPAIDKNPTYAVIEDKANVTWTCSVERGTRVVFQWLRDNVALGPSDRYYFSQDNGTLLISPVRKEDKGTYRCMASNAVTHARHSRPMDLNVYYGPYNLEVNSVQGLRTGEVFTINPGELVFFECQADSNPPNSYVWISKSRNSTQVITEGPRLEVLSYRLAHAEEYMCRAFNNVTLKQDEAQFTLVVASLGTGKEKHTAEGTSVSPLAAITVCSLFVIGCMLLFFLRRSCHPKRVLMSMYNRPLSEQKKPPRSGHEDATEDFGIYEFVSIPGKMESAQASCRSLARLESVQDMHTTIYDVIRHVPETPSHSLLK; encoded by the exons ATGGAGGCCACAGGAGGAACAGCGCTCTGTGTCTGCTCTGTTCTGGTCATCCTAACAG GTGTCAGCTCACATTTCATCCATGTCCCTTCATTACATCATCATGGCATTGAAGGGAAGTCACTGCTCCTGTCTGTGGAGACACGATTTCCGTTGGATCAGACTGAGATCCAGGGAACGTGGTCCCATACCAAGCCGAGTGGGACCAGGACCACGTTAGTGACATTTACCAACGAAGCTACAATTACTGACATGATGTATCGCGACCACCTCCTCTTCAAAGAGCCAAATGTGTCTTTGTTAATCCACAAATTAAGCCAAGATGATGAGGGGGATTATCACCTGAGCCTCAACATAGAGTTTCATAACAAGACGGGACAGGTTTTCaaggaggagagaactgtgcaTGTAACAGTTGATG TCCCTGTTTCCACTCCAGCCATTGACAAGAACCCAACCTATGCAGTTATTGAAGACAAAGCAAACGTAACCTGGACTTGCTCTGTTGAAAGAGGAACAAGAGTTGTGTTCCAGTGGCTAAGGGACAATGTCGCACTGGGTCCCAGCGACAGATATTACTTCTCCCAAGATAATGGCACACTGTTAATCAGTCCTGTCAGGAAAGAGGACAAGGGAACTTATCGTTGTATGGCCAGTAATGCTGTAACCCACGCTCGACACAGCAGGCCTATGGACCTCAATGTGTACT ATGGTCCGTACAACCTGGAGGTAAACTCTGTCCAGGGTCTTCGAACAGGGGAGGTGTTCACCATCAACCCCGGAGAGCTGGTCTTCTTCGAATGCCAGGCTGACTCCAACCCACCAAACAGCTACGTCTGGATCTCCAAGAGCCGCAATTCAACCCAAGTCATTACTGAAGGCCCGCGGCTTGAGGTCCTCTCGTACAGACTGGCCCATGCTGAGGAGTACATGTGCCGTGCCTTCAACAATGTGACCCTGAAGCAGGACGAGGCCCAGTTTACTCTGGTGGTGGCCAGCTTAGGAACAG ggAAAGAGAAGCACACCGCAGAGGGCACCTCTGTGTCTCCACTGGCAGCCATTACTGTTTGCTCTTTGTTCGTAATAGGTtgcatgttgttgttcttcCTCAGGAGATCCTGCCATCCTAAGAGAG TGCTTATGAGCATGTACAACAG ACCGCTTTCAGAGCAGAAGAAACCTCCTCGTTCGG GTCACGAGGATGCAACAGAAGACTTTGGCATCTATGAGTTTGTCTCCATACCTGGGAAAATGGAATCAGCACAG GCCTCATGCCGATCTCTGGCTCGCCTTGAGTCAGTTCAGGATATGCACACCACCATCTACGATGTGATCAGACATGTTCCTGAAACCCCTAGTCACAGTTTGCTGAAGTAA